A single Campylobacter hyointestinalis subsp. hyointestinalis DNA region contains:
- a CDS encoding HTH domain-containing protein: protein MARSVIEVAKEILERKKEALNPSKMYHIANEMGLTKELNLNGKTPWASFGAGIYMDIKENPNSIFEVVATKPMLIKLKNQVINLEAQMEKNSEIKESKTSYSERDLHPLLSRFVSFNENFKAYTKTIYHESSKKSQKGADKWLYPDIVGVSFEYRDYEKELNRFIGKFDSLPIKIYAFEMKKHLSVGNFREYYFQAVSNSSWANEGYLVALDIDESDEELMDLIKRLSYSFGIGIVSLSSQNVDESVILARARFRERLDYSVMSELSDKNPDFKKFLESVEEFNIEKDYRSKSEFDEVLGDERLESYLKEKKIKG from the coding sequence ATGGCAAGATCTGTTATAGAGGTAGCAAAGGAGATATTAGAGCGCAAAAAAGAGGCGTTAAATCCAAGTAAAATGTATCATATAGCCAATGAAATGGGGCTTACTAAAGAGCTAAATTTAAATGGCAAAACGCCGTGGGCTAGTTTTGGGGCTGGAATTTATATGGATATAAAAGAAAATCCAAATAGTATTTTTGAAGTAGTGGCTACTAAACCTATGCTCATAAAGCTAAAAAATCAAGTTATAAATTTAGAAGCTCAAATGGAGAAAAATAGTGAGATAAAAGAGTCAAAAACTTCTTATAGCGAAAGGGATTTGCATCCGCTTTTAAGTAGATTTGTCTCTTTTAATGAGAATTTCAAAGCCTATACAAAGACGATTTATCACGAAAGTAGCAAAAAATCCCAAAAAGGCGCAGACAAATGGCTATATCCAGATATAGTTGGTGTGAGTTTCGAGTATAGAGATTATGAAAAAGAGCTAAATAGATTTATAGGCAAATTTGACTCTTTGCCGATTAAAATTTACGCTTTTGAGATGAAAAAGCATCTTAGTGTTGGTAATTTTAGAGAGTATTATTTTCAAGCTGTTAGTAACTCAAGCTGGGCAAATGAGGGCTATTTGGTCGCACTTGATATCGATGAGAGTGATGAGGAGCTTATGGATTTAATCAAGCGCCTTAGCTATTCATTTGGTATAGGGATTGTAAGTCTAAGCTCACAAAATGTTGATGAAAGCGTGATTTTGGCTAGGGCGAGATTTAGGGAGAGACTGGATTATTCTGTGATGAGTGAGTTAAGCGATAAAAATCCTGATTTTAAAAAATTTCTTGAGAGCGTAGAAGAGTTCAATATAGAAAAAGATTATAGAAGCAAAAGTGAATTTGATGAAGTTTTAGGTGATGAGAGATTAGAAAGTTATTTAAAAGAGAAGAAAATCAAAGGATAA
- a CDS encoding pseudouridine synthase: MRINKFISHNTNYSRREADELIKNGKVTVNNKVIDNLATDVKDDDKVKIGSRLIRLKKEFSVIVYNKQKGELVTKKDDRGRKTIYDALPHGFSKFISIGRLDFASEGLLLLTDAPAIAEALMGSDIEREYYLKIKGEITPNVITAMTEGFFAKDATKGAHARTKQISMDFKPFLAYKIISFSGGYTRLKVIINEGQNRELRRFFGYFDLEVMDLKRVSFGRVSLDQLGEGKWRYFTNAEYDDLRDFLKQNGVRY, encoded by the coding sequence ATGCGTATAAATAAATTCATTTCACATAACACAAACTATTCGCGTCGTGAAGCCGATGAGCTGATCAAAAACGGTAAAGTTACTGTAAATAACAAGGTTATAGACAACCTTGCTACGGATGTAAAAGATGATGATAAAGTCAAGATAGGCTCTAGACTTATCAGGCTCAAAAAAGAATTTAGCGTGATAGTGTATAACAAACAAAAAGGCGAGTTAGTAACCAAAAAAGACGATCGTGGTCGTAAGACTATATATGACGCTCTTCCGCATGGATTTTCTAAATTTATAAGTATAGGTAGGCTGGATTTTGCTAGTGAGGGGCTTTTGCTTCTTACTGACGCTCCTGCGATCGCCGAAGCCCTTATGGGAAGCGATATAGAACGTGAATACTACCTAAAAATCAAAGGCGAGATAACTCCAAACGTGATCACTGCTATGACCGAAGGCTTTTTTGCTAAAGACGCTACAAAAGGTGCTCACGCTAGAACAAAGCAAATTTCTATGGATTTTAAACCCTTCTTAGCGTATAAAATCATCAGTTTTAGCGGCGGATATACAAGGCTAAAAGTCATCATAAACGAGGGACAAAACCGCGAATTAAGAAGATTTTTTGGGTATTTTGATTTAGAGGTTATGGATCTAAAACGCGTTAGCTTCGGTCGTGTTAGCCTAGATCAACTGGGCGAGGGCAAATGGCGATACTTTACAAACGCCGAATACGACGACTTAAGAGACTTTTTGAAACAAAATGGGGTTAGGTATTAA
- a CDS encoding KpsF/GutQ family sugar-phosphate isomerase — MDILSTAKEVLNLESDELKRHADMLDSKFEKALNLAYECKGKLVITGVGKSGHIGAKIAATLASTGTPSFFLHPTEAMHGDLGMISIGDTVLAISFSGESNELIAILPHIKKRGIKIIGMAKSGSSLEMLSDEFLSLDIVREACPLGAAPTVSTTLTLALGDALAVCLMKLRDFKKEDFAMFHPGGSLGKRLYLKVKDVMRKENLPIVSDDVSLKFAIDSMTHGKLGSVLLTNSKGELVAVLSDGDLRRALSNDSFDINDKAIKFATKNPKVLEDENTLAYEALKLIEEYKIQILIITKDKKPIGALHIHDLTSLGL, encoded by the coding sequence ATGGATATCTTAAGTACGGCCAAAGAGGTTTTAAACCTAGAATCAGATGAGCTAAAAAGACATGCAGATATGCTTGATTCTAAATTTGAAAAAGCGTTAAATTTAGCGTATGAGTGCAAAGGAAAATTAGTCATAACAGGAGTCGGCAAAAGCGGACATATAGGCGCTAAGATAGCCGCGACTTTGGCAAGTACTGGAACTCCTAGCTTTTTTTTACATCCTACTGAAGCAATGCACGGCGATCTTGGTATGATAAGCATAGGCGATACGGTGTTAGCTATCAGTTTTAGTGGCGAGAGTAACGAGCTGATAGCCATACTTCCGCATATCAAAAAACGCGGTATCAAGATAATCGGTATGGCAAAAAGCGGCTCAAGTTTAGAAATGCTAAGCGATGAGTTCTTAAGTCTTGATATCGTCCGTGAGGCTTGTCCTTTGGGCGCGGCGCCTACTGTTTCTACTACTCTTACTTTGGCTTTGGGTGACGCGCTTGCTGTGTGTCTTATGAAACTAAGAGATTTTAAAAAAGAAGATTTTGCTATGTTTCATCCTGGTGGGAGCCTTGGTAAGAGACTTTATCTAAAAGTAAAAGATGTGATGCGAAAAGAAAATTTGCCTATCGTTAGTGATGATGTTAGTCTTAAATTTGCTATAGATTCTATGACTCACGGTAAACTCGGAAGCGTACTACTAACAAATTCAAAAGGCGAGTTAGTAGCAGTCTTAAGCGATGGAGATCTAAGGCGCGCTCTTAGTAACGATAGTTTTGATATAAACGATAAAGCTATCAAATTTGCCACCAAAAATCCAAAAGTACTTGAAGACGAGAACACATTGGCCTATGAAGCTTTAAAACTCATAGAAGAGTATAAAATTCAAATTCTAATCATAACAAAAGATAAAAAACCGATCGGGGCTTTACATATCCACGATCTAACAAGTTTAGGACTATAA
- a CDS encoding ribonuclease J: protein MNEENKENKENGASHENSANDRVNKKRRYKNHRDNLKKQSAIKPAENSSEETPAEAQKPKKKKRKSNNTVKISGNENWQKDMQAAIEANKACHELRLNPLKYLNSSEHKIKITPLGGLGEIGGNMTVFETENDAIIVDIGMSFPSESMHGVDILIPDFDYIRKIKQKVRGIIITHAHEDHIGAVPYFFKEFQFPLYATPLPLGMISNKFEEHGLKSFRSFFRPIEKRKTYELGDFEIELIHITHSIIDASALAITTKAGTILHTGDFKIDHTPIDGYPTDLNRLAYYGERGVLCMMSDSTNSYKEGITKSESSVGKTFDAIFATSKGRVIMSTFSSNIHRVYQAIERGVKHGRKVCVIGRSMERNLWTAIELGYVNLDKKIFIDANEVSKYPDNEVLIVTTGSQGETMSALYRMATDEHKYIKIKPTDQIIISSKAIPGNETSVSTVLNYLLKSGASVAHQDFSEIHVSGHAAQEEQKLMLRLIKPKFFLPVHGEYNHIVRHKETAVSCGVDEKNVYLMSDGDQIEVCQKYMKRVKTVKTGKVFIDNQINKQISDDVVIDRQKLAEAGMVTIIAQIDKNAKKLIQNRVISHGLVSERQSKNLSKEMEEVLLQFLSNVKDELLHDPRALENQIRQVIRKHIFRKIKKYPTIVPVVYLM from the coding sequence ATGAACGAAGAGAATAAAGAAAATAAAGAAAACGGTGCGAGTCACGAAAATAGCGCAAACGACAGAGTAAATAAAAAACGTAGATACAAAAATCACAGAGATAATCTCAAAAAGCAATCCGCCATAAAACCTGCCGAAAATAGCAGTGAAGAGACTCCAGCAGAAGCTCAAAAACCCAAAAAGAAAAAACGTAAAAGTAACAACACTGTCAAAATAAGTGGTAATGAAAACTGGCAAAAAGATATGCAAGCTGCCATCGAAGCAAATAAAGCTTGTCACGAGCTAAGACTAAATCCACTCAAATACCTAAACTCAAGTGAGCATAAGATCAAAATAACTCCGCTCGGTGGTCTTGGTGAGATCGGTGGAAATATGACTGTGTTTGAGACTGAGAATGATGCTATCATAGTAGATATCGGTATGAGCTTTCCAAGTGAAAGTATGCACGGCGTGGATATTTTGATACCAGATTTTGATTATATTCGCAAGATAAAACAAAAAGTTCGCGGCATTATCATCACTCACGCACACGAAGATCACATCGGCGCGGTACCGTATTTTTTCAAAGAATTTCAGTTTCCGCTTTATGCAACTCCACTTCCACTAGGAATGATAAGCAATAAATTTGAAGAGCACGGGCTAAAGTCTTTCAGAAGCTTTTTTCGTCCGATAGAAAAACGTAAGACTTATGAGCTAGGAGATTTTGAGATAGAACTTATCCATATCACTCACTCTATCATCGACGCTAGCGCTCTTGCTATCACTACAAAAGCCGGAACCATACTTCACACAGGAGATTTTAAGATAGATCATACTCCGATTGATGGATATCCTACTGATCTAAACCGTTTAGCGTATTACGGTGAGCGTGGCGTTTTGTGTATGATGAGTGACTCGACAAACAGCTATAAAGAGGGCATTACAAAAAGTGAAAGTAGCGTAGGAAAGACTTTTGATGCTATCTTTGCTACTTCAAAAGGTAGAGTCATTATGAGTACTTTTAGTTCAAACATTCACCGTGTTTATCAAGCCATTGAGCGTGGCGTAAAACACGGTAGAAAAGTTTGTGTTATAGGTAGAAGTATGGAGAGAAATCTCTGGACAGCCATCGAGCTAGGGTACGTAAATTTAGATAAAAAGATATTTATCGATGCAAACGAAGTAAGCAAATATCCTGATAATGAGGTTCTCATAGTCACCACCGGAAGTCAAGGCGAGACTATGAGTGCGTTATATAGAATGGCGACCGATGAACATAAATATATCAAGATAAAACCGACAGATCAGATAATCATAAGCTCAAAAGCGATCCCGGGAAATGAAACAAGCGTATCAACGGTGCTTAATTATTTACTAAAAAGCGGTGCAAGCGTGGCGCATCAAGACTTTAGCGAAATTCACGTAAGTGGACACGCAGCCCAAGAAGAGCAAAAGCTTATGCTTCGTCTCATCAAACCGAAGTTTTTCTTACCTGTGCACGGTGAATATAACCATATAGTAAGACATAAAGAAACAGCCGTATCGTGCGGAGTAGATGAGAAAAATGTCTATCTTATGAGCGATGGCGATCAGATAGAAGTATGTCAAAAATACATGAAACGCGTAAAAACAGTCAAAACCGGTAAAGTCTTCATAGACAATCAGATAAATAAACAAATTTCAGACGATGTCGTGATAGACCGCCAAAAACTTGCCGAAGCAGGTATGGTAACGATCATCGCACAAATCGACAAAAATGCTAAAAAACTGATCCAAAACAGAGTCATCAGCCACGGTTTAGTTAGTGAAAGACAGAGTAAAAACTTGAGCAAAGAGATGGAAGAGGTACTTTTACAATTCCTTAGCAATGTCAAAGATGAGCTTTTACACGATCCAAGAGCGCTAGAAAACCAGATCAGACAAGTGATCAGAAAACATATATTTAGAAAGATCAAAAAATACCCGACCATCGTTCCTGTTGTGTATTTGATGTAA
- the rsmA gene encoding 16S rRNA (adenine(1518)-N(6)/adenine(1519)-N(6))-dimethyltransferase RsmA, producing MIKAKKKFGQNFLQDENIKNQIIQAIPNGVKRIVEIGPGLGDLTQKLVNLNSKLDCFEIDSELFVFLQEKFKSELSIGKISITNCDALDAWDSISNSEYFLVANLPYYVATNIILKAIDDPNCNGFVVMIQREVACKFSSECREKEFSSLAILANLKGRCELLFDVPKEAFNPPPKVISSVIRLIKNIDLSLDIDYFEFKNFLKIAFSAPRKTLLKNLSSMIDKKWLESFFQNQNISQTIRPHELSVALYLKIFKEAKHERRE from the coding sequence ATGATTAAAGCAAAGAAAAAATTCGGTCAAAATTTTTTACAAGATGAAAATATAAAAAATCAAATCATCCAAGCGATTCCCAACGGCGTTAAACGCATAGTAGAGATTGGGCCTGGCTTAGGTGATTTAACACAAAAGCTTGTTAATCTAAATAGTAAGCTTGATTGTTTTGAGATAGATAGTGAACTTTTTGTTTTTTTGCAAGAAAAATTTAAAAGCGAACTCAGTATCGGTAAGATAAGTATTACAAATTGCGACGCTCTTGATGCTTGGGATAGTATAAGCAATAGCGAGTATTTTTTGGTCGCAAATTTACCGTATTACGTGGCGACAAACATAATACTAAAAGCGATAGACGATCCAAACTGCAATGGTTTTGTGGTTATGATACAGCGTGAAGTCGCATGTAAATTTAGTAGTGAATGCAGGGAAAAAGAGTTTAGCTCTTTAGCTATTTTGGCAAATTTAAAAGGTAGATGTGAGCTGCTTTTTGATGTGCCTAAAGAGGCGTTTAACCCTCCGCCAAAAGTTATCTCTTCAGTCATAAGACTTATTAAAAATATAGATTTGAGTCTGGATATCGACTATTTTGAGTTCAAAAACTTTCTTAAGATCGCATTTAGCGCTCCTAGAAAAACACTTTTGAAGAATTTATCAAGTATGATAGATAAAAAGTGGTTAGAGAGTTTTTTTCAAAATCAAAATATATCTCAAACTATTCGTCCACACGAGCTTAGTGTCGCCTTATATTTAAAAATATTTAAAGAGGCTAAACATGAACGAAGAGAATAA
- a CDS encoding MFS transporter: MSNKFSNPLKALKYRNFRLYWFGMMISQTGTWMQNIAQPWLALEVTNNATLVGIVAAVQFLPLLVFSLFSGALLDKSDKKFILKITQTGMCLTSLAFGLSIIFGFVNYPLILVLAFLTGLFNCLDAPCRQSFLYELIDDKKDVANAVALNSMSVNAARIMGPFFAGIVMAKFGLVACFFLNSASFIAIFISLFFIKNRPSKTNRRKESILKSIISGFHYIKKREILISPLVVILITGTFIPNYNVTISALAKYALGSGEDTFAYLMAFLGSGAFLGALWVAFTSKNISYKTVKIMPFVASTFLILVGLSNTIFLAGVFLAMTGFSFIICVSTINSLLQLNSIEAYRGRVMSVYSLFFLGSTPIGAITAGFLANEFGAGTSLVICGSIVYVLLVFWWVFKTFYLRFR; this comes from the coding sequence GTGTCAAATAAATTTTCAAATCCTTTAAAAGCGTTAAAATATAGAAATTTCAGGCTATACTGGTTTGGGATGATGATATCTCAAACAGGAACGTGGATGCAAAATATCGCTCAGCCTTGGCTGGCGCTTGAAGTTACAAATAACGCTACGCTAGTCGGTATAGTAGCTGCAGTGCAGTTCTTGCCGCTTCTTGTTTTTTCTCTGTTTTCAGGCGCATTGCTAGATAAAAGCGATAAAAAATTTATACTAAAAATCACTCAAACAGGTATGTGCTTGACGTCTTTAGCATTTGGACTTAGTATAATTTTTGGCTTTGTAAATTATCCGCTTATTTTGGTGTTGGCGTTTTTAACTGGACTTTTTAACTGTCTTGATGCACCTTGTAGGCAGTCGTTTTTATATGAGCTAATCGATGATAAAAAAGACGTAGCAAACGCTGTAGCGCTAAACTCTATGTCGGTAAATGCAGCTAGAATAATGGGGCCGTTTTTTGCTGGTATAGTTATGGCAAAATTCGGGTTAGTAGCTTGTTTTTTTCTAAATTCGGCTTCATTTATAGCGATTTTTATAAGTTTGTTTTTTATAAAAAATAGACCTTCAAAGACAAATAGAAGAAAAGAAAGCATACTAAAGTCGATAATCTCGGGATTTCACTATATAAAAAAGCGTGAAATTCTCATCAGTCCATTAGTGGTCATACTCATCACCGGAACGTTTATACCTAACTACAATGTAACTATCTCAGCTCTTGCAAAATACGCTCTTGGAAGCGGTGAAGATACTTTTGCGTATCTTATGGCGTTTTTAGGATCAGGCGCGTTTTTAGGAGCGCTTTGGGTGGCATTTACGAGTAAAAATATCAGTTATAAAACAGTCAAGATAATGCCTTTTGTAGCTTCTACTTTTTTGATTTTGGTAGGGTTAAGCAACACTATTTTTTTAGCTGGAGTGTTTTTAGCGATGACTGGATTTAGCTTTATCATCTGTGTTTCTACTATAAATTCTCTTTTACAATTAAATTCGATAGAGGCTTATAGAGGTAGGGTTATGAGCGTGTATTCTCTGTTTTTCTTAGGTTCGACTCCGATAGGCGCTATCACGGCTGGATTTTTAGCAAATGAATTTGGAGCTGGTACGTCGCTTGTGATATGTGGAAGTATTGTTTATGTTTTGCTCGTGTTTTGGTGGGTTTTTAAGACATTTTATCTTAGATTTAGATGA
- the hisF gene encoding imidazole glycerol phosphate synthase subunit HisF gives MDKFAKRIIPCLDVNNGRVVKGINFVGLRDAGDPVEVAKRYNDEGADELCFLDITASSDGRDTIVHVVEEVAKQLFIPLTVGGGIRKIDDISRLLNVGCDKVSLNSAAIHNPNLISEAANKFGSQCVVVAIDVKKAGKSYHVFINGGRADTKIDAYEWAKKVYELGAGEILLTSMDSDGTKNGYDLEVTSQISNLVGIPVIASGGAGTMEHILEAFKAGADAALAASIFHYKEIEISELKKYLLANGIGVRI, from the coding sequence ATGGATAAATTTGCAAAACGTATAATTCCTTGTTTGGACGTAAATAACGGACGCGTTGTAAAAGGTATAAATTTCGTAGGACTTCGCGACGCAGGAGATCCAGTCGAAGTTGCCAAACGATACAACGATGAAGGTGCAGACGAGCTTTGTTTTTTAGATATCACTGCGAGCAGCGACGGCAGAGATACTATCGTACACGTAGTAGAAGAAGTAGCAAAGCAGCTTTTTATACCGCTAACAGTCGGCGGCGGTATAAGAAAAATAGATGATATTTCAAGACTTTTAAACGTAGGTTGCGATAAAGTAAGCCTAAACTCCGCAGCCATTCACAATCCAAATTTGATAAGTGAAGCTGCAAATAAATTTGGCTCACAATGCGTAGTTGTAGCTATAGACGTAAAAAAGGCTGGTAAGAGCTATCACGTATTTATAAACGGTGGTAGAGCAGATACTAAAATCGACGCTTATGAATGGGCAAAAAAAGTTTATGAACTAGGCGCTGGTGAGATACTGCTAACTTCTATGGATAGCGACGGTACAAAAAACGGATACGACCTTGAAGTCACATCTCAGATATCAAATTTAGTCGGTATCCCAGTCATCGCAAGCGGTGGTGCTGGAACTATGGAGCATATCTTAGAAGCATTTAAAGCCGGCGCTGACGCTGCGCTTGCTGCAAGTATATTTCACTATAAAGAGATAGAGATATCAGAGCTCAAAAAATACCTTTTGGCAAATGGTATCGGAGTTAGAATTTGA
- a CDS encoding phosphorylase family protein: protein MIVCAGLNESFEFALPIGVGITSSAINLTKILTANKADEIIFVGTCGLYKDGNLLDIYESKTAVNLEISSLLGLSYSPLFSSPIVQDLKNVSCETLITNSSNFITTNIDIAHKFSELGLFMENMELYSVLETAKQFKIPARGILCATNFCEPNAHNEFIKNHKKAKINLEKYLKERDII, encoded by the coding sequence TTGATAGTTTGCGCCGGGCTTAATGAGAGCTTTGAATTTGCCCTTCCAATAGGCGTAGGGATCACAAGCTCGGCTATAAATTTAACTAAAATACTAACTGCAAATAAAGCAGACGAGATAATTTTTGTAGGGACTTGTGGGCTATATAAAGACGGAAATCTTTTAGATATTTATGAGAGTAAAACAGCCGTAAATTTAGAAATTTCATCCTTGCTTGGACTTTCATACTCTCCACTATTTTCTTCGCCGATTGTGCAAGATTTAAAAAATGTTTCTTGTGAAACATTAATAACAAACTCATCAAATTTCATAACAACAAATATAGATATCGCACACAAATTTAGCGAACTCGGACTTTTTATGGAAAATATGGAACTATACTCCGTCTTAGAGACAGCAAAACAGTTTAAAATTCCTGCTCGTGGGATTTTATGCGCTACAAACTTTTGCGAACCTAACGCACATAATGAATTTATAAAAAACCATAAAAAAGCAAAAATAAATTTAGAAAAATACTTGAAAGAAAGAGACATTATATGA
- the rlmN gene encoding 23S rRNA (adenine(2503)-C(2))-methyltransferase RlmN yields the protein MRNLLDLSQDELANLLSPKFRAKQIYEWVYKKNARSFDEMTNISKDVRENLKSEFYLDPLTCVRSETSKDGSIKYLFKLTDGKTIESVLLPMKEEISSEDGSVERHARYTICVSSQVGCKMGCSFCLTAKGGFVRNLSAGEIVAQILWIKRENNIPYERRVNVVYMGMGEPLDNLANVSKAVSILKDNDGLAIGARRQTISTSGLASQIKKLGELDLGVLLAISLHAVTDELRAKLMPINKAYNIAAVMDAVRAFPIDMRKRVMFEYLIMDKVNDNLSDAKALVKLLHGIKAKVNLILFNPHEGSPYQRPSIENVENFRTYLQSRGVTCTIRQSKGLDISAACGQLKERSKGIENDNA from the coding sequence ATGAGAAATTTACTAGATCTATCTCAAGATGAGTTAGCAAATTTACTATCACCGAAATTTAGAGCTAAACAAATTTATGAGTGGGTTTATAAGAAAAATGCAAGAAGTTTTGATGAGATGACTAACATATCAAAAGATGTTAGAGAAAATTTGAAAAGCGAATTTTACCTTGATCCGCTAACTTGCGTTAGGAGCGAAACCAGCAAAGACGGAAGCATAAAGTATCTATTTAAACTAACTGATGGCAAAACTATCGAAAGTGTTTTACTACCTATGAAAGAGGAAATTTCAAGCGAAGATGGTAGCGTAGAGCGTCACGCTCGTTATACTATTTGTGTTAGTTCGCAAGTGGGATGTAAGATGGGATGTAGCTTTTGCCTAACGGCTAAGGGTGGATTTGTTAGAAATCTCAGCGCCGGAGAGATCGTAGCACAAATTTTGTGGATAAAAAGAGAAAACAACATACCTTACGAACGCAGAGTAAATGTCGTATATATGGGTATGGGCGAACCGCTTGATAATCTTGCTAACGTTAGTAAAGCAGTTAGCATTTTAAAAGACAATGACGGACTTGCTATCGGTGCTAGGCGTCAAACCATAAGCACTAGCGGACTTGCATCTCAGATAAAAAAACTAGGTGAGCTAGACCTTGGAGTGCTTCTAGCTATATCACTTCACGCCGTAACAGATGAGCTTCGCGCAAAACTTATGCCGATAAATAAAGCTTATAATATAGCTGCCGTTATGGACGCTGTGAGAGCTTTTCCTATAGATATGAGAAAAAGAGTTATGTTTGAGTATCTTATAATGGATAAAGTCAATGACAATTTAAGCGATGCAAAAGCACTTGTCAAGCTTCTACACGGTATAAAAGCAAAAGTAAATTTAATACTTTTTAATCCACATGAAGGAAGCCCGTACCAAAGACCAAGCATAGAAAACGTGGAAAATTTCAGAACTTATCTACAAAGTCGCGGTGTAACGTGCACTATTCGTCAAAGTAAGGGACTTGATATAAGTGCTGCTTGCGGTCAGCTAAAAGAGAGAAGTAAAGGAATAGAAAATGACAACGCTTGA